The window CGCCTCGTTAAAATGGTAGTATAATTTTATTGTACATACATACCCATCAAACACTTCTCTTGCCTCACCAAACCTACACAATTTACAGAGCCAGATACCATACTAGTACAACAGAACACGTTTATCCCGgcatttcataaaaaattctCCGTCCTTCATTCAAACAACCACATTTATGCATTTCCAGTTCTAATAGTAAATCCAAGTTCGCTTCTAAAAtattcatgaatttttttaCCAAGCTCCAAATTTTTCAACGCTGTGCAAGCTGAAATGGTGCTTACAACCGTAGCTTCATCAGGCTTCTCGTTGCTCTCACATCGCATCCCCCGAAACACATCCAAAGCCTCCTCAAACCTCCTGCATCTAAGATACCTCGAGATTGTAACGTTCCAACAAAGCCTGTTTCTCTcaggcatttcatcaaacacctgcTTGAAACTCTCAACCATGTCAATGAGCGAGTTACACACATACGCATCAAACCCAATTCCAGTTTTTACCACAAACCCATGAACCTTCACCTTCCCGAACCTCTCCCAAAGCATCCAAAGGCTTTGAAAACAAATGGTTGTTTCCCACATTGGAAAACTCGATGTGGGCAAGTACTTTCTCTACTTCAAAGGTCCACAACATCATTTGATTAGACAAATACACATTCACACAGATCATCTAAGTGTGGCACTTGATAAGTGTTTGTATCCTAAAAACCCCTatgtcgaaaaaaaaaaaataataataataatttgattttttttttttggtcaaataacaacaaaatttgatgGGTGCCCTAACTTTGAAAcatttaacaaattaataagAAGTACTAAATGCATTGACCCAAAAATGAGAAGAACATGGAACATGGGCTTCTTGGCTAAACATTTAATAAATTAGGACGTGGCCTCACTTAACTCAGGTTCCATTTTCATCACCTGTCATTGGTGGAATccaaacctcttttttttttttctttttttttttaaggagttttaacgaatCACTCAtagtattattcatttttaatgaaaatgatatttttactctaaaaagtcactcatggtattattcatttacaacacatttttgtcattttgattaaaactcaaattaagcccttttcattagtgttttttttttttttcttggcttCTTTCCCATTCCTTATTCTTTATCGTTTATGTTGTACTTATTTTCCAAAtcataaaaaagataaaattattttattttttaaacaaatgatattatctacattgaGGGGAGATGTGGGCTTAGCCTTctaatgagctaacaataatatgatttaaattcgcctttggcgaacCAAAAACCTCTCCcttacatataaaaaaaatatcactaaaccgtattACTAACTATGTATGCTAGCCAGATAAATATTGGTTTATGTTTTAGTagataaagttttttttttttttttttttttttcaataaaccatgtgTCTCAATAAACAATTATGCATCATCAATTTGGTTATACTAACACATTCGACGTACTTATGCACCCATTACATATGTACAATCGACCAAAGCACATGTATGTACGCAATTATTAAATTCATCATAGAGTACaagaatttcattttattttcactaagttcttCATAGTGtggctgtcacatcccggctcaggacggatcacttcccgggtccgctccatcactgtagcacgatattgtccgctttgggcttaccattccctcacggttttgtttttgggaactcacgagcaacttcctagtgggtcacccatcatgggattgctctagccccattctcgcttaacttcgaagttcctacgaaacccaaagacagtgagctcccaaaaggcctcgtgctaggtaatgatagaaatatacatataaggatcactctcctgggcgatgtgggatgtcacaattcaccccccttaggggcccgacgtcctcgtcgtcACActacgaccagggttaggctttgataccatattgtcacatcccagcccgggacggatcacttcccgggcccgctccatcatcgtagcacgatattgtccgctttaggcttaccattccctcatggttttgtttttgggaactcacgagcaacttcccagtgggtcacccttcatgggattgctctagcccccttctcacttaacttcggagttcctacgaaacccgaagtcagtgagctcccaaaatgcctcgtgttaggtagggatgggaatatacatttaaggttcactcccctaggcgatgtgggatgttacaatccaccccccttaggggcccaacgtcctcgtcggcacacacgtggctagggttaggctctgataccaaattgacacatcccggcctggggcggatcacttccagggcccgctccaccaccgtaacacgatattgtccgctttgggcttaccattccctcacggttttgtttttgggaactcacgagcaactttccagtgggtcactcatcatggcattgctctagcccccttctcgcttaacttcggagttcctacggaacccgaagttagtgagctcccaaaaggccttgtgttaggtagggatagaaatatacatataaggatcactcccctgtgcgatgtgagatgtcacaatggCAGtttgtaattaatattaataaattatgaacGTCATTATTGTCTACTATCTAAAAGGATTTGgttgtctacattttttttaagcTTGCACCCATTTAAACCCGCCCGTCCCCTCGCCAATTCCTGGCTTTGCCACTGATGGTCACATATATAATATAGTTAACCTAATCATAAATAATCAGTATTCACAACGCTCTTTTCCTTCTGATGTCATCTTCATCTACACGTTCGTCCTGCGGCAAGTGACCTAATGTGTGTATGTCAAGGTAGCCTTGCAAAATACATACTATGTAAGCCGccagaaaaaggaaaaacctaATAATATTATCTATTTCTAATGATCTTTCGtctgttgaaatttgaaagcAAATTCGGTTGATAAATTAATAATGATGAGTCCACAAATTTCCATTAACATATGAACTCTCAGACttgttttgtaaaaggaatgACAACAGGGCAAGTGATTAAATTTCTTGAATTTCATTTTCAAGGATTAGCATTGAATAATCTTGCCTTCATATGGCATTAGTACGCAGCCTCAAGCGGTAGCAAGTCTGCTAATGGAATATTAGTATAATTAAGAGGATACAAAAATTTGTATTCTCTTTGTGGAACCAGATAATTAAGAGCATTGTTCAGACTTTTTTGTTgtaattaaatcaaaatatcGGTCAATTAgataaccattttattttttatttttagatttcATTTGGTTGTAGTGATGGAGGAAAAGTATATGGAGAAGTGAGCAATGTAAAAGGATGATGCGAGGATCATGGGAGAAGGAGCGGAAGAGAGAACGAAAagtgaaatcaaatgcaaattgcttttggttttttattttcacttgtGTGTTATCTCATCATCATTTCTTGTATTTACTGTGAAAAGAAAACGCTCTTAGTTCAGTTCAATAGAATATGGGTCTCCAAAACTCGAGGTTGTAGgttcaaatcctacaaaacgTGATTCTGTTATGTAGGCAACAATGGTAAGATGTGGTAAGCATGGTAATTGTATCCAAGGAAGCTAGTATAGTGAAAATATGCTCGACATTTTTATaccccctccctctctcctatttgtagcaaaaaaaaaaaattagtaaagtAACAAAATGATTAACAAATGGGATCTTAGATCGGGACAATGAATTTTTCAGATCACCTAAATTAAAATCCAATTGGAACTAGGTTTTCTCTTTGCATCCGGTTATCTCATCTAAACCCAATAATGAAGGCATTATCAAACTCTGCAACGTAATGTATATCTCTCTCGTTTCTGGGTGAGAGGGATATAGCTAATTATAAACTCATGGACAATTCCATTAAGGATTATACTCTTGTTCCCACTTTGAAGGGATAAGCTCGTTCTTCATTATGCAAATAATGTATGTTCATTaaacaaattttataattagaattgtttaatttcttaatcttcatttaaagATTAGTGCTATAAACAATGATTTGAATCGGAGATTATTTAGTTATTGAAATGTATAGTACAAATCAAGATACCAAACAACATATGAATGAACCATTCATTTATTTAATACATTTGAATGattaaacaattttttatttgaatgattttttgtatgagtgatgtgacatcccacatcgcctaggggagtgatccttaaatgtatattcccatccttacctagcacgaggccttttgggagctcactggcttcgggttccgtaggaactccgaagttaagcgagaagggggctagagcaatcccatgatgggtgacccattgggaagttgctcgtgagttcccaaaaacaaaaccgtgagggaatggtaagcccaaaacagacaatatcgtgctacggtggtggagcgggcccgggaagtggtcccacccgggccgggatgtgacaattggtatcagagcctaaccctggccgcgtgtgtgccgacgaggacgtcgggcccctaagggggtggattgtgacatcccacatcgcccaggggagtgatccttaaatgtatattcccatccttacctagcacgaggccttttgggagctcactggcttcgggttccgtaggaactccgaagttaagcgagaagggggctagagtaatcccatgatgggtgacccattggaaaGTTGCttatgagttcccaaaaacaaaaccgtgagggaatggtaagcccaaagcggacaatatcgtgctacggtggtggagcgggcccgagaagtggtcccacccgggccaggatgtgacaagtGATATTCAAATCATGACTAGGAAATTGAATGATTTCAATAGACGAGTTTATATATTTAAATACGTTATTCGTAAATGTAGGAATATGTGCATCATTTCATaagaatgcaagtattatcctttcATTAATCGCAAGAGTAACATTTCAtttgtcatatttttttatgtcacatttgtatcacttcttaaataaaataagattaattaatatatgtaaattttattgttattaGAAACATAATACATAGAAACGTGATAAAAGTACACATGTGACTCCGACAACTTTCGGTCCGACGTGCCGATGTGTAGATATTCGTTAGAAGCGTGTGAACGCTAATAGCCGCTTTTACCAACTCTTTCACCGATCTCAGCAATAATTACGTCTGCAAGCTTGCAGACACTTCCAATCAACTCCCCCACTGTTGAACGCGGCTTCGTCTTAAAAGCTGTTTTTCTCCGAATCTTTTCCAAAACTTCAATTATCATGATTTTCCATTGGAAACGTCCTTGCTTTTCTTCAAAATTTGGGGCGGACGCTTCCTGGAAATAGCCAAATACTGGAAATATGACGTGTTCTTAAGTTTTAAAGGCGAAGATATACGCAATGGCTTCACGGGCCATCTTCATGCGGCGTTCATACCAAATAAGtatttaaactttaaaatttaaaaggtgCTTTTGAGTTTAAAATATAGAATTCAAATAGAATatcaaacaaattctaaacatcTTTTAAAATCCAAGTAGAACTACGTTTTCTCTTTTGCACCCAGTTATCTCATCTAAACTCAATAATAAAGGCATTATCAAACTACGCGACATAATGTATATCTCTCTCGTTTCTGGGTGAGAGGGACATCTAACAATAAGCTCATGGAAAATTCCATCAAGTATAATACTTGTATTTCCACTTTGAAGGGTTGAGCTCATTCTTCATTATGCAAATAATGTATATACATCgtacaaattttataaatgaaattgttcaatttcttaattttcattaaAGATCActgctgtaaaaaaatcatttggaTTGAAGATCATTTAGTCATTGAAATGTATAGTACAAATCAAATGTGTAGATATCAAGTAATATATTCACGATGAACCgttaatttatttgatacatttggatAATTAAGCAATTTTTTATTCCAATGATCTTCAAATTATGACTAAGAAATTGTTGAATGATTTCAATTGCTGAGTTTAAATGTTTAAGATATGTTATTTGTAAATGTGAAAATATATGCATTCCTTTATgagaatgcaagtattatcctttcATTAATCTCAAAAGTACTGTTACATTTGCTATATTTTTCGTACTAGTTTTGCAATTGTAGTGCATCTATCTAGACATCTTTTTGACTCTGAGAACTTTCGGTCCAACGTGCCGATGCGTAGATGGCTAGCAGTGTGTGAACGCTACTAGTAACTTTTATCGGATTTAGATCCTTTCCCGAGCCTAGCATTCTAAGCTTGCTAAGCAAATCACGTAAAtcgttgaattttgatccaacgaatacaaatattataacttttaaaaggtgttttttgtttgtaagcgttagattaaaatttaacgaTTCATGTGATTTACTCAACAAGCTCAAGATgctgagctcaggagaggatccaaatctgCTTTTACCAACTCTTTCACCCATCTCAGCAATAATTACGTCTGCAAGCTAACAGACCCTTCAATCAACTCCTCAATCCCATCAGTTGGTGTCCTTTTATACTGTTGAACGTGGCTTCTTCTTAAAAGCTGTTTTTCTCCGAATCTTTTCCGAAACTTCAATGTTAAGGCCATCTTCAATCGATGGCTGATCAAAAGACTTGTTTTAATCCTTTAGTCCTTCAAAATTttctaatatattaatattttaatgaacagtacatgatcATATTTGTCTTCGTCTCCAACCAAAGgccagagggccagagggccagagggctcgttttaaccctactacaaaaaaccgtctccaaccgagagccaaacataatttattatttaaaaactacaacttaaattaaaaaaagggctaagtgacgtcagctagccgttggtaGCTGATATcatgctgacgtcagctagccgttggatttgaatttttcttttgctataaataggatGGATATTGGAtcataattcacacaactttgaattcaatctatttcaattcaatctttttcaattcaaccGAGCACAGCCTTTGAAGAGCAACCGCTGTAAATTTATCCCCTTTAACATTTTAGTTTGCATCTCTGGGAATAGAGCCGCCACCTCGTTAAAATGGTAGTATAATTGTATTCTACATACATGCCCATCAAACACTTCTCTTGCCTCACCAAACCTACACAATTTACAGAGCCAGATACCATACTAGTACAACATAACACTTTTTTCACCGgcatttcataaaaaattctCCGGCCATCATTCAAACAACTACATTTATGCATTTCCAGTTCTAGTTGTGAATCCAAGTTCACTTCTAACACATACATGAATTTTTTTACCAAGCTCCAAAATTTTCAACGCTGTGCAAGCTGAAATGGTGCTTACAACCGTAGCTTCATCAGACTTCACGTTGCTCTCACATCGCATCCCCCGAAACACATCCAAGGCCTCCTCAAACCTCCTGTACCTAAGAATACCTCAAGATCGTAACGTTCCAACAAAGCCAGTTTCTCTCAGGCAAATATCAAACACCTACTTGAAACTCTCAACAATGTCAATGTGCGAGTTACACACGTACGCATCAAATCCAATTCCAGTTTTTACCCCAAACCCATGAACCTTCACGTTCCCGAACCTCTCCCAAGCATCCAAAGGCTTGAAAACAAATGGTTGTTTCCCGCATTGGAAAACTTGATGTGGGCAAGTCTTTTCTCTACTTCAAAGGTCCACTACATCATCTGATTAGACAATTACACAATCACATGGATCCTCTTAGTGTGGCACTTGATAAATGTTTGTATCCTAAAAACCATTATGTCAAGTACACAATTTGATGGGTGCTCTAAGACCATGTACAACCTTTAGAgataaagcttaaaaatttaaatcagGAAATTTTAAGCCATAATCCATAAACTATTTTTCTCCTTGATCTCtcatggcttaaaattttagcccaagattattaaataatgattttagcctaattttttttttgtaaccttttttaaaataaaatttatatagattatcctaatttatttttatgaacattttaatataaaaatatttaaattccgataagtaattaaaaatcatacaaatacatagctattcataaagttttaagttaaatttgattcaaataatttcttaaaggatattttatttgaacccatatttTGTATCTCAACACCTAGCTTACTTTTTATATCCACATTGTATTTGATTTATCTATCATTATCTATTTACACCCaacattatttttaaaactgcccttatttattaaaactcaactcaatcaaacttctttttacacccaactcaatctacttaaaaataaaaaataaaaccctaaccaGTCCATCATCTCCATGGAGCAaatccccttctctctctttaaaaAATCCTTCCATCTCCTATGGTTGTCATTCTGCACCCCCATCTACTTCTCCGTAGTTATCCAAacctcttcctcttcattttcttcatcatttgacATCTCTAAATTTCTAGAGTACTAATTAGCTTAATAATCGGTATGAGCTTCAGGTTAGAGTGTTTAATGAGTTTGATATGTTTAAATTAAATGAGAATATTTTAGCGTCTATATTCCTATCTATGGTAGAAAAATGAGTACATCCATGATAACTTTTGGTAGATCAATGAATATTTTTAACCGTGAATATTTATTAGATGCAAAAGTTGTGGACAACAATTCACATTACATTGAACTGTGGCTAAAAAGTATATTGTCTTTGCACGTTTTATAGGCGAACTCATAGCTAAGCAGTTTTTATTGTGGAGCAAAACTTCGGGAATTGATCTAACCTTGATGTGTAATTGAGTTTATAcattttaatgattaaattGATAAATATTTCGATCATATATGGATTTAATATCGTATTATCTTTTAGCCTCTATATGCCACAAAAGTTGCAGACAAAAATTCACAATACATAGAACTGTGGTTCAAAAGTATATCGCTTTTGCACGTTTTATAGGTGAACTCCTAGCTAAGCAGTTTTATTGTTGACCAAAACTTCAGGAATTGATCTAACTTGAATGTATCATTGAGCTTATGcattttaatgattaaattGATAAATATCTCGACCACATATGAATCTAATATTGTATTGTCTTTTAGCCTTTATATGGGTATCAGTGGCAAAAAAATGGGTACCTCCCATGAGAAAATTTTGTAGATCAATGAATTATTTCAATCTGGGTATTTATTAGATACAAGAAATTATAAGTCTATTCGTGAAAGTCTAAGTCAATGCCACCTACAATATTTGTTAAGACATActtagggaactgttattagcactaaaaaaatctcattttacatgttgcacaagtgtatttttctttctaattatagaaagtttggagtgtcaatGCCACCTACAATATTTGTTAAGACATActtagggaactgttattagcactaaaaaaatctcattttacatgttgcacaagtgtatttttctttctaattatagaaagtttggagtgtcaaatgagatttttgaagtgctaataataattttctatatttatatacattttattttagtttggaaatcgacttcactttttttttttttttctttctttatcaaGTTGAGAGTATCACTGATTGTGACTCTGTGCAACTAACTGTTGATTCGTTTTGAATAATCAACGTTATTTCTTAAAATGTCTTGGGTGTatgaataacaaaaagaaaatttttgtGAAGATCCATCTGAAATTAAAGATGATTTCAGATGGATCTCCTATCGTTGTGAAGATCCACAACTATCGTTCTGGTTTTTGTGAAGATCCCACAACTATCGTTCTGGTTTTGTGGGAGAAAAACCGGGTTTCAAAGACGATTCTTGGATTAGATTATGGGAATTTGTGGGTTTTGTGGGATTTTTGGGAAATGGTTTTGGTTTCTTGGCATGAAGAAGAAAAGTTCCATTTGCTTTGATGATGGACACGCAACTTGGCAGGAAGAAGAAAAGTCTTCATTGAGTTTGGTGAAGGCACACATTTCCTTGGCAAAAAGTCTTGCCACGCGTCTTCTAGATTAAATCCAGTCAAATCCAACAGTTGAACATTTTGATCCAGGGCCCCATTTCTTATAACTTTTAGGCCCGCCCCGCCCCATCCATACTTCAAACCCACCCCACTCCGCCCTGTTTCTTCTACACAATATTAGGACCCGACTTGTACCCGTCCCGACCCACGTGGACCCGTCCTGACCCATGGGTCCAAAATCCGTTTGTCCACCCCTAATGTGAACGCTACCAGCTACTTTTGCCGACTCTTTCCCCCATCTCAGCAATAATTAGTTATGCAAGCGCACAAAGTAAAAAAGCACTTGCAAACCCTTCCTATCATCGACTCTAGTCCCATCAGTTAGTGTCCTTTTACTTTGTTGAACGCACGATTCATCTTAAAGCTGTTTTTCTTCCAAtcctttgttttcttcaaaACTTAGGGCGGCTGCTTCCTGGAAAGAGCCAAATATTAGGAGGAACGCTAGTGTCCCTTCAGTATTATATATACTCTTGTGCTGCCATTTTTTTCGCTCGATTGGAACCACTCTAGTGCCGTAAACAGTAACCCCACACCATGACATCCCATGAATCCTCCTCAAAACTTTGGAATTACGACGTGTTCTTGAGTTTTAGAGGCGAAGATACACGCAATGGCTTCACGGGCCACCTTCACGCGGCATTACAAGACAGGGGCTTCGATGCCTTTATTGATGAGGACAATCTGAAAAGAGGGGGAGAAATAAAACCCGAACTGTTGCAGGCAATCGAAGAGTCCAGAATCTCGGTCATTGTCTTCTCAAGGTGTTACGCGGAATCAAGATGGTGTCTTGATGAGCTGGTGAAGATCATGGAATGTAGAGAAAAGCTGGGGCAACAGGTTTTGCCAATATTCTATCATGTCGATCCTTCACATGTGAGGAAGCAGGAAGGTTGTTTAGCCCGAGCATTTCAGAAGCACGAAGATGGCATCCTTGAAGAAAAAGATGACAAAGAACGTGAAGCTAAGAAAGAAAGGGTAAAGCAGTGGAGAGAGGCTCTTACTCAAGCTGCAAATTTGTCTGGCCACCATCTTAATAATGGGTAACCATTTTCATTGGACTTGGACGTCTTTCAATACTAGACTAGTTTAATAGTAATGCTGCTATCTATTTTATGCTTTTCCACATTCTGAAACATGTTAATGAATGGTTGTTAGGCAAATAGCACACAGGAAAAATAGCTTTATTGAAACATCAAGATTTGCGAGATAAAATAtaagtaatgctaaggagatggAGACTAcctatttaaaatatattttacaaaagtttaattatatttaaacgcctaaaatttgaagtttgtttttttatcaaacatctGTGCTTTTTAAGATTTGAGTAAGATGATTAGGTACAATAGGCGACAtcagtatttttttatttatcaaattaaaaatgatgaTTACAATTTTCGAAATTATGAGGAATCATGGCTATGGTATAAAAATGCCTAATAACTTCCAAGACGGAAGTTATCCTATAGAAGGGCCTAACGAATTCGTATTTGGAATTAGAAAATctcttttaattgatttttaagagCATAACATGAGTTAATCAGTatattttgatttgatcaaattcGTGGGCGATCTTATAAAGAAACACTTATGATACTAGAACTCATTTGTTTaaggtattttatttttagaagttGTGGACTCCTTTTTAAGACATAATCATGGtctttcattttaaatattggaagtatttttgctcatcatacatttaattatttattatgtgtcatttcaattattcacagtaaatattatttttttaattttggaaaaaatTAACCATGGTTATTTGAAAAGTCACATGGCACATAATTAGGTGTATAGTAAGCATTTACCAAAGTTTAGAGTAGTGAGCAAAAATCTCGCTTAAATATTTATCTAATTATCTCTTTTATTATATCTTTTCGcgcaagatttttttttctcctaaaattaaaatataatctTATCTTCAAGATAACAAAAATGGTGgatgtttacatttttttataaaattattatgTATACATTTCATTGAGAGATTTATTTGTATACATTACTGGTAGGTTTAGTGTTAGTTTTCATACGTTGATTTTATTCATATTATGGATTGATacgtttatttttaaattttggtgcTTTCATTTTTTGTACGTATtgttaaattataatttgttatgTTTAGTTTTACGGTTCGGTACGTTTGATTTTacattttggtacgtttagttttaattttttcactTATCAtcgattgattttttttttttttttttgagcaaacATATCATCGATTGAtaacttaataatttatttggattaatactaatattaattttggtataaagaaggCTAGATTTAGGGTAGGGGCTTTGGATATTATTTTTGAATCTTAGAAAGACgacatttaaaaaatatggcacaaaaattgtaaaaagtcGTTTAATAAAAAGTCCAAAAGCCAGCTATGTTTGGtctaacaaatttaaaaatgaagcacctaaatcaaaattttgctttTACAAATCATATGATGTGATTTTTGATGATTAAATTTTTGTTAGTGACGCATCTCATAATTTGCTAATTTGACCTAAAAAGCAATGTTACtaaattgaaatttttggcATTGAAAGTTATATACAATACTCCAAGTTCACGCATCGAAAATTAAGGTTATTTTGTTCTAGGGTTTAAATGATATTGGGCATCTCTCTCTTATATATTGCAAGTTGATTTGAGGTTGAAATCAGTGTACCAAATAGATATATGTTTACTAATTGAGTGCAGTGATAGCTTCTAGTAATCCTTCATTGAGTTAATGCTGACTAATTAAGTTTTCAGGCATGAAGCAAAGCTTATTAGGAGAATTGTTGAAGAGAATATTAGGGAATTGCGTCCCAGCACAGATGAATTACATGTGGCCAAATACCCGGTTGGAATCGACTCACGTGTTCAACCAATTATCAGTGATCTTTCAAGTGGTGGATCAGATGATGTTAAAATGATTGGAATTTGGGGGATGGGTGGATTGGGCAAAACAACTGTTGCCAAAGCCATTTATAACAAAATTCATCAAAGCTTCCAATTCAAATGCTTCCTTGAAGATGTTTGCCACCATGGTACAAGCCAACATGGTCTGCTCTGTTTGCAACAAAAATTTATTTCTGACATCTTACAACATGCCAAGCCTCAAATTATTTGTAGTGTTGCTGCGGGGATCATTGTTATAAGACAACACCTCCAACGTAGAAGGGTACTTGTCATTATTGACAATGTAGATAAAGTGGAGCAACTAAATGCAATAGCTGGAAGTCGTGGATGGTTTGGTCCAGGAAGTATAATTATCATAACAACAAGAAATGAGCATTTACTAAATCAACTGAGAGTGGATATGAGATATCGAGATCGGGGAATGAATAAAGAGGAAGCTCTTGAGGTTTTCAGTTGGCATGC of the Pyrus communis chromosome 1, drPyrComm1.1, whole genome shotgun sequence genome contains:
- the LOC137744097 gene encoding pentatricopeptide repeat-containing protein At1g31430-like, with product MLWERFGKVKVHGFVVKTGIGFDAYVCNSLIDMVESFKQVFDEMPERNRLCWNVTISRYLRCRRFEEALDVFRGMRCESNEKPDEATVVSTISACTALKNLELGLVRQEKCLMGCARLAALGLWTSNICGLAMNGKTSKAIEFFSKMVQIGMKPDDFTFIVVLSACVHRGLVDEGREFFNSMRKIYERLRRS